The proteins below are encoded in one region of Gambusia affinis linkage group LG07, SWU_Gaff_1.0, whole genome shotgun sequence:
- the gnat1 gene encoding guanine nucleotide-binding protein G(t) subunit alpha-1, producing the protein MGAGASAEDKHSRELEKRLKEDADKDARTVKLLLLGAGESGKSTIVKQMKIIHKDGYSLEECLEFIVIIYSNTLQSIMAIVKAMNTLNINYGHPDQQDDARKLMHLADTIEEGTMPKELSDIILRLWKDSGIQACFDRASEYQLNDSAGYYLNDLERLVQPGYVPTEQDVLRSRVKTTGIIETQFSFKDLNFRMFDVGGQRSERKKWIHCFEGVTCIIFIAALSAYDMVLVEDDEVNRMHESLHLFNSICNHRYFAATSIVLFLNKKDVFTEKIKKAHLSMCFPEYDGPNTYEDAGNYIKIQFLDLNLRRDIKEIYSHMTCATDTENVKFVFDAVTDIIIKENLKDCGLF; encoded by the exons ATGGGGGCCGGAGCTAGCGCCGAGGACAAACACTCCAGGGAGCTGGAGAAGAGGCTGAAGGAGGATGCAGACAAGGATGCAAGGACCgtcaagctgctgctgctag GGGCTGGAGAATCAGGCAAGAGCACCATTGTCAAACAGATGAA AATTATCCACAAAGATGGTTATTCGCTTGAAGAATGCTTGGAGTTCATTGTCATCATCTACAGCAACACCCTGCAGTCCATCATGGCAATCGTGAAGGCCATGAACACACTCAACATTAACTACGGCCACCCCGACCAACAG GATGATGCCAGGAAACTGATGCATCTTGCAGATACCATTGAGGAAGGAACCATGCCCAAAGAGTTGTCAGACATCATTCTGCGTCTGTGGAAGGATTCTGGCATCCAGGCCTGTTTCGACAGGGCTTCAGAGTATCAACTCAACGACTCAGCTGGATA CTACCTCAATGACCTGGAGCGACTGGTCCAACCAGGCTATGTGCCCACTGAGCAGGATGTGCTGCGATCAAGAGTGAAAACCACTGGTATCATTGAGACTCAATTCTCCTTCAAAGATCTTAACTTCAG AATGTTTGATGTGGGTGGCCAGAGGTCAGAGAGAAAGAAGTGGATTCATTGTTTCGAAGGTGTCACCTGTATCATCTTCATTGCTGCTCTGAGCGCCTATGACATGGTGCTGGTGGAGGATGACGAAGTG aacCGAATGCACGAGAGTCTGCACTTGTTCAACAGTATCTGCAACCACCGCTACTTCGCCGCCACCTCCATTGTACTCTTCCTGAACAAGAAGGATGTGTTCACTGAGAAGATCAAGAAAGCCCATCTCAGCATGTGCTTCCCTGAGTACGATG GGCCCAATACTTATGAGGATGCTGGCAACTACATCAAAATCCAGTTCCTGGACCTGAACTTGCGCCGAGATATAAAAGAAATTTACTCGCACATGACCTGCGCCACAGACACAGAAAACGTCAAGTTTGTGTTTGACGCTGTAACCGACATCATCatcaaagaaaacctgaaagattGCGGTCTCTTCTAA
- the edem1 gene encoding ER degradation-enhancing alpha-mannosidase-like protein 1: MQWRSVVVGLVVLRLSVNWVLWLAFGLGPEISSGFNFHLGFNLHKLDLLFREEKEADPSASSWSQRIQGHKYDETATTCAKIREDSTSRSYLNLFDGNKDEYVRRYRSFPDTLRVKMKGMAKEMFYFGYENYMKHAFPEDELNPIDCEGRGPDVMNPSNININDVLGNYSLTLIDTLDTLLVLGNVTEFQRAVKLVIDTVSFDKNSTVQVFEANIRILGSLISAHILLTDSKHPFGEVGFKDYDNELLHLAHDLAVRLLPAFENTSTGIPYPRVNLKTGVPQDSVNETCTAGAGSLLVEFGILSRLIGDSTFEWVARRAVRALWNLRSNETGLLGNVINIQTGQWVGKQSGLGAGMDSFYEYLLKSYILFGEKEDYRMFKAAYESIQNHLRRGRESCNEGEGDPPLYVNVNMFSGEIMNTWIDSLQAFFPGLQVLNGDIDDAICLHAFYYAIWKRFGALPERYNWQLKAPDVLFYPLRPELVESTYLLYQATKNPFYLHVGMDILQSLEKNAKVRCGYATLHHVVDKSKEDRMESFFLSETCKYLYLLFDEDNPLHKSDNKYIFTTEGHVVPIDKRFREKQWNDLSPCEEGTLAGTETSNRPPLSNVSNCNRIPEERRYALPLKSVYMRQIDHMVGVF, translated from the exons ATGCAATGGAGGTCAGTAGTAGTGGGTCTGGTGGTACTGAGACTCTCTGTAAACTGGGTTCTGTGGCTAGCTTTCGGGCTGGGACCTGAGATTAGCTCCGGCTTCAACTTCCACCTCGGttttaatttgcacaaattGGACTTGCTGTTCCGCGAGGAAAAGGAAGCCGATCCGAGCGCTAGCTCTTGGTCCCAAAGAATCCAGGGTCACAAGTATGACGAGACGGCGACCACCTGCGCAAAGATCAGGGAGGATTCCACCAGCAGGTCCTACCTGAACCTCTTCGATGGCAACAAGGATGAGTACGTCCGGAGGTACAGATCCTTTCCTGACACGCTGAGGGTGAAAATGAAAGGCATGGCCAAAGAAATGTTCTACTTTGGATACGAGAACTACATGAAACATGCCTTTCCCGAGGACGAGCTGAATCCCATTGATTGTGAGGGAAGAGGTCCAGACGTGATGAACCC GTCGAACATCAATATCAACGACGTCTTGGGGAACTATTCACTCACACTCATTGACACCTTAGACACCTTGCTG GTGCTTGGCAATGTGACAGAGTTCCAGAGAGCCGTCAAACTGGTTATAGATACCGTGTCTTTTGACAAGAACTCAACTGTGCAAGTCTTCGAGGCTAACATCAG GATCCTTGGAAGCCTTATCTCAGCACACATTCTGCTGACTGACTCCAAGCACCCATTCGGAGAGGTGGGCTTCAAAGATTATGATAATGAACTTCTGCATCTGGCTCACGACCTGGCTGTGCGCTTGCTGCCTGCTTTTGAGAACACCAGCACGGGCATTCCTTACCCCAGG GTGAACCTGAAGACGGGAGTCCCTCAGGACAGCGTCAACGAGACGTGCACCGCAGGAGCCGGGTCCCTGCTGGTGGAGTTTGGCATTCTGAGTCGCCTGATTGGGGATTCAACGTTTGAATGGGTGGCGAGGCGAGCCGTCAGAGCTCTGTGGAATCTGAGAAGCAACGAAACTGGTCTGTTGG gaaaTGTCATTAACATCCAAACAGGCCAGTGGGTTGGCAAGCAGAGTGGGCTTGGAGCTGGAATGGACTCTTTTTATGAGTATTTGCTTAAATCCTACATCCTATTTGGTGAGAAAGAGGATTACCGGATGTTTAAAGCTGCTTATGAGAGCATTCAGAACCACCTGAGAAGAGG GCGTGAGTCTTGCAATGAAGGTGAGGGTGACCCGCCTCTCTATGTTAATGTGAACATGTTTAGTGGTGAGATTATGAACACGTGGATCGACTCCCTTCAGGCCTTCTTTCCTGGGCTGCag GTGCTGAACGGGGATATTGATGATGCCATTTGCCTGCATGCCTTCTACTATGCCATCTGGAAGCGCTTTGGGGCGCTGCCAGAGAGATACAACTGGCAGCTCAAAGCCCCCGATGTGTTATTTTACCCTTTAAGACCAGAGCTGGTGGAGTCCACCTACCTGCTGTACCAG GCAACAAAAAATCCTTTCTATCTGCATGTTGGAATGGATATTCTCCAGAGCCTGGAGAAAAATGCCAAAGTCAG ATGCGGATATGCCACACTCCACCATGTTGTGGATAAATCCAAAGAGGATCGCATGGAGAGCTTTTTTCTCAGTGAAACCTGCAAATACCTTTATCTT CTATTTGATGAGGACAACCCACTGCACAAATCCGATAACAAATATATCTTCACTACAGAAGGTCATGTTGTGCCTATAGACAAGCGCTTCAGGGAGAAGCAGTGGAACGACTTGTCTCCATGCGAAGAGGGAACGCTGGCAGGAACAGAAACAAGCAACCGGCCGCCTCTGAGCAACGTCAGCAAC TGCAACAGGATACCAGAGGAGCGTCGATATGCTCTGCCATTAAAGAGTGTCTACATGAGGCAGATTGATCATATGGTGGGagtgttttga